In the genome of Hyphobacterium sp. CCMP332, one region contains:
- a CDS encoding methylglyoxal synthase: MKYKTALLPAIKNIALVAHDNRKKDLLDWAYFNRDSLKKHQLFATGTTGSLLEEKLNQPITKFLSGPLGGDQQLGAKITEDEINCLIFFWDPLSSQPHDPDVKALVRIATVWNIPMACNRCTADFLLSSPLMDENVNRIQPDYSDYMNRNIDTE; encoded by the coding sequence ATGAAATATAAAACAGCACTATTACCTGCCATTAAAAACATTGCTCTTGTAGCTCATGATAATCGAAAAAAAGACCTTCTTGACTGGGCCTATTTCAACAGAGACTCCTTAAAAAAACACCAACTATTTGCCACGGGCACTACTGGTTCACTACTTGAAGAAAAACTCAATCAACCCATAACAAAGTTCTTAAGTGGCCCGCTAGGGGGTGATCAACAGCTGGGTGCGAAAATTACGGAAGACGAAATCAACTGTTTGATTTTCTTTTGGGATCCTTTGTCTTCACAACCCCACGATCCGGATGTTAAAGCCCTTGTTCGAATTGCTACAGTATGGAACATTCCCATGGCCTGTAATCGATGTACCGCCGACTTCTTGTTATCCTCTCCCTTGATGGATGAAAACGTTAACAGAATTCAACCCGACTACTCGGATTATATGAATAGAAACATCGATACTGAGTAA
- a CDS encoding sulfite exporter TauE/SafE family protein codes for MIEILGYIGALLIGVTLGLIGGGGSILTVPILVYILGISPVLATAYSLFVVGVSAAIGSFKYFQKGLLNYKTAIVFAIPSFIAVFLTRRFLLPAIPLQLTVFGDISFSKDLFIMVFFAMIMLFAAYSMIKNKPAESGQNENENETEPEFNYFMILSEGAVVGVLTGLVGAGGGFLIIPALVIFAKIPMKMAVGTSLLIIAAKSLIGFLGDIGQQNIDWNFLLLFTLVSSFGILLGSFLNNYISGRKLKTGFGYFVLVMAIYILFKELFI; via the coding sequence ATGATAGAGATACTAGGATATATAGGGGCTTTGTTAATTGGAGTTACACTCGGACTTATCGGTGGCGGGGGCTCTATATTGACAGTGCCTATATTGGTATATATATTGGGCATATCTCCGGTTTTAGCTACGGCTTATTCGCTATTTGTGGTAGGCGTTTCTGCAGCCATTGGTTCTTTTAAGTATTTTCAAAAAGGACTTTTAAATTATAAAACGGCAATTGTGTTTGCTATTCCTTCCTTTATCGCTGTATTTCTAACCAGGCGATTTCTGCTTCCTGCCATCCCTCTACAATTGACTGTCTTTGGTGATATAAGTTTTAGCAAAGACCTCTTCATTATGGTATTTTTTGCCATGATTATGCTTTTTGCTGCTTATTCGATGATTAAGAATAAACCCGCAGAATCAGGTCAGAATGAAAATGAAAATGAAACAGAACCGGAATTTAATTATTTTATGATCCTAAGCGAAGGTGCGGTAGTTGGCGTTTTGACGGGACTGGTAGGTGCAGGAGGTGGATTTCTGATTATACCTGCTTTGGTCATTTTTGCAAAAATACCAATGAAAATGGCTGTGGGTACATCTTTGCTAATTATCGCGGCTAAGTCATTAATAGGCTTTTTAGGTGATATTGGGCAGCAAAACATAGACTGGAACTTCTTGTTGTTATTTACCTTGGTTTCTTCTTTTGGGATTCTCCTGGGAAGTTTTCTGAATAATTATATTTCAGGAAGAAAACTAAAAACCGGATTTGGCTATTTCGTATTAGTCATGGCCATTTATATTTTGTTCAAAGAATTATTCATTTAA
- a CDS encoding rhodanese-like domain-containing protein, translating to MFGLFKKQKKYSSIKASEFNKVLKNNDSVIIDVRSESEQKSGKIPGSILVNVSRPDFAQKVSNMDKNKSYYLYCRSGFRSAKACGIMYDLGFEKVYNLSGGIMAWNRSK from the coding sequence ATGTTCGGACTATTTAAAAAACAAAAAAAGTACAGCAGCATTAAGGCTTCTGAATTCAATAAAGTGCTAAAAAATAATGACTCGGTAATCATAGATGTAAGAAGCGAATCAGAACAGAAATCCGGCAAAATACCCGGTTCAATTTTGGTCAATGTAAGTCGTCCTGACTTTGCTCAAAAAGTTTCAAATATGGATAAAAACAAATCTTACTATCTCTATTGCCGTTCGGGTTTTCGAAGTGCAAAGGCCTGTGGAATAATGTATGATCTAGGCTTTGAGAAGGTTTATAATTTATCCGGTGGTATTATGGCCTGGAACAGGAGCAAATAA